A single region of the Bombus fervidus isolate BK054 chromosome 18, iyBomFerv1, whole genome shotgun sequence genome encodes:
- the LOC139996470 gene encoding uncharacterized protein C18orf63-like, which yields MDACNLMNKKKEQSVLYALFPEMSNLCCAICETDFLEVHDPSAKSHFYWQTMKCRLLIHLISDVIASPVMGTERYIFVITHKQFSETGRLDKILRNFKLVYRGLRSVTTEVYKSCLRYTIQTKIAPLWNKVDDYFVQGKHFYNFIEGTRALKLDILIGERKMCLQLHAEILKIPYIKLEDYLSPSILSHFLADPKGYVDLSRYNLPFVHVLPSTKKGKVLSVSKELPAKCAFKDYDQLRRHWKNMV from the exons atggatGCTTGTAAtcttatgaataaaaaaaaagaacagtcgGTTCTGTACGCTTTATTTCCGGAAATGAGTAACCTATGTTGTGCAATTTGCGAAACTGATTTTCTTGAAGTTCATGATCCATCGGCaaaatcacatttttattgGCAAACAATGAAATGCCG attacttattcatttaatatctGACGTTATTGCTTCGCCAGTAATGGGtacagaaagatatatatttgttataacgcataaacaattttctgaaactggtagattggacaaaattttgagaaattttaaacTAGTG tATCGAGGATTAAGATCAGTTACTACagaagtttataaaagttgTCTTAGGTATACGATACAAACTAAGATAGCTCCTTTGTGGAATAAAGTTGATGATTATTTTGTTCaaggaaaacatttttataactttatagaaggAACTAGAgcattaaaattagatatacTTATAGGGG aAAGGAAAATGTGTTTGCAACTTCATGcagaaatacttaaaattccATATATAAAACTTGAAGACTATCTTTCACCATCTATATTATCACATTTTTTAGCAGACCCTAAAGGATACGTTgatttatctcgttataatCTTCCATTTGTACATGTGTTACCAAG TACAAAAAAAGGCAAAGTATTATCTGTATCTAAAGAACTTCCAGCAAAATGTGCTTTCAAAGATTATGACCAATTACGTAGACACTGgaaaaatatggtataa